One genomic segment of Accipiter gentilis chromosome 29, bAccGen1.1, whole genome shotgun sequence includes these proteins:
- the NDUFA8 gene encoding NADH dehydrogenase [ubiquinone] 1 alpha subcomplex subunit 8, which yields MPGSLQVPSLEELDVQEVAVSSAVLKAAAHHYGAQCDRPNKEFMLCRWEEKDPRKCLQEGRQVNQCALDFFRKIKTHCAEPFTEYWTCIDYTNLQELRRCRKQQAVFDNCVLEKLGWVRPDLGELSKVTKVKTDRPMPENPYHSRPRPEPNPPIEGELKPSPFGSRLFFWSW from the exons ATGCCCGGCTCCCTGCAGGTGCCCTCCCTGGAGGAGCTCGATGTGCAGGAG GTGGCGGTCAGCTCGGCCGTGCTGAAGGCCGCGGCCCACCACTACGGCGCGCAGTGCGACCGCCCCAATAAGGAGTTCATGCTGTGCCGCTGGGAGGAGAAGGACCCGCGGAAGTGCCTGCAGGAGGGCCGACAGGTCAACCAGTGCGCCCTCGACTTCTTCAG GAAGATTAAGACGCACTGTGCAGAGCCGTTTACTGAGTACTGGACCTGCATTGACTATACCAACTTGCAGGAGCTCCGTCGATGCCGAAAGCAGCAGGCAGTATTTGATAACTGTGTGCTGGAGAAGTTGGGTTGGGTGAGACCTGATCTGGGAGAGCTCTCTAAG gttaCAAAAGTGAAGACAGACCGTCCTATGCCTGAGAATCCCTATCACTCTAGACCTAGGCCAGAGCCAAATCCACCCATTGAAGGAGAGCTGAAGCCTTCACCATTTGGCAGTAGGCTCTTTTTCTGGTCCTGGTAA
- the MORN5 gene encoding MORN repeat-containing protein 5 isoform X3, producing MATPSGPAGPGRHGGGGRALHRGHRARQGKYTFADGLQYKDKKWYYCDGYDRRFYTEICSGLKPPGTSQLTNLDPPKKIPEGCYDCGDGFYNPETRVIVDYKLRFLRNAGLAAGFQNTPVLTFHPGPIMKQFLIVSQLFVKEGKEAYGLGTDLPPSWQHPGTIPEEKKIDAI from the exons ATGGCGACGCCGTCGGgtccggccgggccgggccgccatggaggcggcgggcgggcgttACATCGGGGGCACCGTGCGCGGCAG GGGAAATACACTTTTGCAGATGGTCTCCAATACAAAGATAAAAAATGGTATTACTGTGATGGCTACGACAGAAGATTTTATACAGAAATCTGTTCTGGTCTTAAACCACCAG gtacTTCTCAGCTTACAAATCTGGATCCtcccaaaaaaatcccagaaggTTGTTACGACTGTGGTGATGGATTCTATAATCCTGAAACCAGAGTTATTGTTGACTACAAACTCAGGTTTCTGAGAAATGCAG GTCTGGCAGCAGGCTTTCAGAATACTCCAGTTCTCACCTTTCACCCTGGCCCTATTATGAAGCAATTTCTGATTGTTTCTCAGCTGTTTGTGAAAGAGGGCAAGGAAGCATACGGTCTTGGCACCGACTTGCCTCCCAGCTGGCAGCATCCAGGTACCAttccagaagagaagaaaatagacGCCATTTGA
- the MORN5 gene encoding MORN repeat-containing protein 5 isoform X2 — protein MEAAGGRYIGGTVRGRMEGQGSYTLPTGTEYRGELRDGMFEGEGELIFPNGGRYRAVWHRGVPVQGKYTFADGLQYKDKKWYYCDGYDRRFYTEICSGLKPPGTSQLTNLDPPKKIPEGCYDCGDGFYNPETRVIVDYKLRFLRNADDDEHEWIIRTCRKAWDETIEHKPKP, from the exons atggaggcggcgggcgggcgttACATCGGGGGCACCGTGCGCGGCAG GATGGAGGGACAGGGCTCCTACACGCTGCCGACGGGCACCGAGTACCGTGGAGAGCTGCGGGACGGGATGTTtgagggagagggagagctgATCTTCCCCAACGGCGGCAGATACCGGGCGGTCTGGCACCGCGGGGTGCCCGTGCAG GGGAAATACACTTTTGCAGATGGTCTCCAATACAAAGATAAAAAATGGTATTACTGTGATGGCTACGACAGAAGATTTTATACAGAAATCTGTTCTGGTCTTAAACCACCAG gtacTTCTCAGCTTACAAATCTGGATCCtcccaaaaaaatcccagaaggTTGTTACGACTGTGGTGATGGATTCTATAATCCTGAAACCAGAGTTATTGTTGACTACAAACTCAGGTTTCTGAGAAATGCAG aTGATGATGAGCATGAATGGATCATTCGGACCTGCCGGAAAGCTTGGGATGAAACAATTGAACATAAACCGAAACCATGA
- the MORN5 gene encoding MORN repeat-containing protein 5 isoform X1, with translation MEAAGGRYIGGTVRGRMEGQGSYTLPTGTEYRGELRDGMFEGEGELIFPNGGRYRAVWHRGVPVQGKYTFADGLQYKDKKWYYCDGYDRRFYTEICSGLKPPGTSQLTNLDPPKKIPEGCYDCGDGFYNPETRVIVDYKLRFLRNAGLAAGFQNTPVLTFHPGPIMKQFLIVSQLFVKEGKEAYGLGTDLPPSWQHPGTIPEEKKIDAI, from the exons atggaggcggcgggcgggcgttACATCGGGGGCACCGTGCGCGGCAG GATGGAGGGACAGGGCTCCTACACGCTGCCGACGGGCACCGAGTACCGTGGAGAGCTGCGGGACGGGATGTTtgagggagagggagagctgATCTTCCCCAACGGCGGCAGATACCGGGCGGTCTGGCACCGCGGGGTGCCCGTGCAG GGGAAATACACTTTTGCAGATGGTCTCCAATACAAAGATAAAAAATGGTATTACTGTGATGGCTACGACAGAAGATTTTATACAGAAATCTGTTCTGGTCTTAAACCACCAG gtacTTCTCAGCTTACAAATCTGGATCCtcccaaaaaaatcccagaaggTTGTTACGACTGTGGTGATGGATTCTATAATCCTGAAACCAGAGTTATTGTTGACTACAAACTCAGGTTTCTGAGAAATGCAG GTCTGGCAGCAGGCTTTCAGAATACTCCAGTTCTCACCTTTCACCCTGGCCCTATTATGAAGCAATTTCTGATTGTTTCTCAGCTGTTTGTGAAAGAGGGCAAGGAAGCATACGGTCTTGGCACCGACTTGCCTCCCAGCTGGCAGCATCCAGGTACCAttccagaagagaagaaaatagacGCCATTTGA